One window of the Candidatus Jettenia sp. genome contains the following:
- a CDS encoding adenosylcobinamide-GDP ribazoletransferase, with the protein MNNFLWALKFLTIIPIDREDRIKPKSMGSVVSWFPTVGLCIGIFLSTACLLFYLFFPPRIADALIIVVYIVITGAFHLDGFSDTCDGIWGGWNKEKRLEIMKDSRIGSFGAVGLICLLGLKYISLVSIAETCAIRNSPFDVCTRYVSCSIPTVLMNTCAALMVMPVVGRWAQVCAAGLSSYARSESGTGSFILNTTTVRHIIYTSLLPLLLLWFFYNLNGVMMLAIIIAFTLIWVWYIKKKIGGMTGDTLGATHEIIELVFLLSVCLQWLK; encoded by the coding sequence ATGAATAATTTTTTATGGGCACTTAAATTCCTGACTATTATTCCTATTGACAGGGAAGATAGGATAAAACCGAAGAGCATGGGTTCCGTTGTCTCCTGGTTTCCAACGGTAGGTTTATGCATAGGTATCTTTTTATCCACAGCCTGCTTACTCTTCTATCTCTTTTTCCCTCCTCGTATTGCTGATGCCTTGATTATTGTTGTTTATATTGTAATAACCGGGGCATTTCATCTCGATGGATTTTCCGATACCTGTGATGGCATTTGGGGTGGCTGGAATAAAGAAAAACGATTAGAAATAATGAAAGATAGCCGTATAGGCAGCTTTGGAGCTGTTGGACTGATTTGCCTGCTAGGATTGAAATATATTAGCCTGGTTAGTATAGCCGAAACCTGTGCAATACGTAACTCGCCTTTTGATGTCTGCACAAGGTATGTTTCCTGTTCCATTCCAACGGTCTTAATGAATACGTGTGCTGCATTGATGGTAATGCCTGTTGTAGGGAGATGGGCGCAGGTATGCGCAGCAGGGTTATCCTCATATGCCCGAAGCGAATCGGGTACGGGAAGTTTTATCCTGAATACTACAACAGTAAGGCATATAATCTATACATCGCTTTTGCCACTACTCTTATTGTGGTTCTTTTATAACCTCAACGGGGTAATGATGTTGGCAATAATTATTGCTTTTACTCTTATTTGGGTTTGGTATATTAAAAAGAAAATTGGCGGGATGACGGGCGATACCTTAGGAGCTACTCATGAGATCATTGAGCTAGTATTTTTATTGAGTGTTTGTTTACAATGGCTAAAATAA
- the cysC gene encoding adenylyl-sulfate kinase: protein MVYRIIRAGKSTISHLLKEKLKEFGRDVEILDGDVVRTNLCQDLGFSGQDSDITIQRIAFICKLLTRNGVAVISTAISPYREARDKARNEIGNFIEVYVKCPLEVCVERDVKGLYKKAFKGEIQSFTGVSHPYEEPRNPELTLETNKETVEESTNKIIKKLIGLGYLNTKEDVYSSEEESKIIKRLSGLGYIS, encoded by the coding sequence TTGGTTTACCGGATTATCAGGGCAGGGAAGTCAACAATCTCTCATCTTCTGAAAGAAAAACTGAAAGAGTTTGGCAGAGATGTGGAAATACTCGATGGTGATGTGGTGAGAACAAATCTTTGTCAGGATTTGGGTTTTAGTGGGCAGGACAGCGATATTACTATCCAACGTATTGCATTTATCTGCAAATTATTAACGAGAAATGGTGTTGCCGTTATTTCTACCGCTATATCGCCTTACCGGGAAGCAAGAGACAAGGCCCGTAACGAAATTGGTAACTTTATTGAGGTTTACGTGAAATGCCCTTTAGAGGTATGTGTTGAGCGAGATGTTAAGGGGTTATATAAGAAGGCGTTCAAAGGTGAGATTCAAAGTTTTACGGGGGTTTCACATCCGTATGAGGAACCACGAAACCCTGAGCTTACCCTGGAAACGAATAAAGAAACTGTTGAAGAATCCACCAATAAGATAATAAAAAAATTGATAGGGTTGGGATACCTTAATACGAAAGAAGATGTATATTCATCTGAAGAAGAGAGCAAGATAATAAAAAGGCTATCCGGGCTGGGCTATATTAGTTAA
- a CDS encoding dual specificity protein phosphatase family protein: MPRNFSWLIKDEIAGMGRPISIVTDLEFLKDNGIEAIVSLTEVPLHKTLIEEFGFEYKHIPVADFTSPTQEQIDEFLYFVNNLISSKKKIVVHCDAGAGRTGTMLACYLVNKGCSAKKAILEVRTRRPGSVETMEQEDTVVKYEERLLKKRSD, translated from the coding sequence ATGCCTAGAAATTTTAGTTGGCTGATAAAAGACGAAATTGCCGGTATGGGGAGACCTATATCGATAGTAACAGACCTTGAGTTCCTGAAAGATAATGGAATTGAAGCGATAGTTTCATTAACGGAGGTACCACTTCATAAAACTTTAATAGAAGAGTTTGGGTTTGAGTATAAACATATTCCTGTGGCCGATTTTACGTCACCGACTCAGGAGCAAATCGATGAATTCTTGTATTTCGTAAATAATCTTATATCTTCTAAGAAAAAGATTGTTGTTCATTGTGATGCTGGAGCTGGTAGAACAGGGACTATGTTAGCCTGTTACCTTGTAAATAAAGGCTGCAGTGCGAAGAAAGCTATTCTAGAAGTACGTACAAGAAGACCGGGTTCGGTTGAAACTATGGAACAAGAGGATACTGTGGTAAAGTACGAGGAAAGACTTTTGAAGAAACGTAGTGATTAG
- a CDS encoding DNA-directed RNA polymerase subunit alpha: MDVEKETLTDKYGKFIAAPFERGFGHTIGNSLRRILLSSLEGCAVVSVKINNISHEFTYIPGIVEDVTDIILNIKNLVVKLHTDQPKLIRIEANKKGEVKAKDIITDDNVEVINEDLHIATLSEDVDFSVEMQVQKGRGYVTAEENESEEQEIGLIALDSMFSPVRNVRYAIEETRVGRRTNYDRLIMEIWTNGVVSPEMALVEAAKILRKHLNPFVQYFEIGRELQQVEKRMGIESVPEISEEELNKKLSIPITELDLSVRASNCLETANILTVGDLVSKKEEQLLEIKNFGKTTLKEVKKKLTQLNLTIGMPVAAKQMEKGKG, translated from the coding sequence ATGGATGTGGAAAAAGAGACTTTGACCGATAAATATGGTAAATTTATAGCAGCTCCTTTTGAGCGCGGTTTTGGGCATACTATAGGAAATAGCTTACGTAGAATTTTACTCTCTTCGTTAGAGGGATGTGCTGTTGTATCTGTCAAAATAAATAATATAAGTCACGAGTTTACTTATATTCCAGGCATTGTTGAAGATGTGACGGATATAATATTGAATATAAAAAATCTCGTTGTTAAGTTACATACGGATCAGCCGAAATTGATAAGAATTGAGGCAAATAAGAAGGGCGAAGTAAAAGCAAAAGATATTATTACTGATGATAATGTAGAGGTTATAAATGAGGATCTGCATATTGCAACGCTCTCAGAAGATGTAGATTTTAGCGTAGAAATGCAGGTACAAAAAGGGCGTGGGTATGTGACTGCTGAAGAAAATGAATCTGAAGAGCAGGAAATTGGATTAATAGCTTTAGATTCTATGTTTTCTCCTGTTAGAAATGTTCGTTATGCTATTGAAGAAACACGTGTAGGCAGAAGAACAAATTATGATAGACTTATTATGGAAATATGGACAAATGGTGTAGTTTCTCCAGAGATGGCTCTTGTTGAAGCTGCTAAGATCCTCAGAAAACATTTAAATCCATTTGTGCAGTATTTTGAAATTGGGAGAGAATTACAGCAAGTCGAGAAAAGGATGGGAATCGAATCTGTTCCCGAAATATCAGAGGAAGAACTTAATAAAAAGCTTAGTATTCCAATAACTGAATTAGATTTATCAGTAAGGGCATCAAATTGCCTTGAGACTGCAAATATCTTAACAGTTGGTGATCTCGTTTCAAAAAAAGAAGAACAACTTCTCGAGATTAAGAATTTTGGTAAAACAACTCTGAAAGAAGTAAAGAAAAAATTAACACAGTTGAATTTAACAATCGGAATGCCTGTGGCAGCTAAACAAATGGAAAAGGGGAAAGGATAA
- the kdsA gene encoding 3-deoxy-8-phosphooctulonate synthase, with translation MHIKNLSIGQGLPLIFIAGPCVIESFESCLKLAEELKTFFQIKNIPFIFKASYDKANRTSVHSYRGPGLKEGIRILADIKKRLDVLILSDVHCKEDIPVVSETLDIIQIPAFLCRQTDLILTAAKTGKPINIKKGQFLAPWDMKAVVEKIRSTGNELILLTERGTSFGYNNLVSDMRSLVIMRKLGYPVIYDATHSVQLPGGRGDTSGGERDMIIPLARAAVATGCDGLFLEVHDNPEKALSDASTMLPIKDLPHLIEQLSDIHNIIKPRA, from the coding sequence ATGCATATTAAAAATTTATCTATAGGGCAAGGCTTGCCCCTGATTTTTATCGCAGGTCCATGCGTTATAGAAAGCTTTGAGAGTTGTTTGAAATTAGCAGAAGAATTAAAGACCTTTTTTCAAATAAAAAACATACCTTTTATTTTTAAGGCATCATATGATAAGGCAAACCGAACATCCGTTCATTCATACAGGGGGCCAGGCCTTAAAGAGGGAATAAGGATTCTAGCTGATATTAAAAAGCGATTGGATGTATTGATACTTTCTGACGTTCATTGTAAGGAAGATATACCGGTCGTATCGGAAACACTGGATATAATACAAATTCCTGCTTTTCTCTGCCGCCAAACCGATTTAATTCTGACAGCAGCAAAAACCGGTAAGCCCATTAATATAAAAAAGGGACAATTTTTGGCTCCCTGGGATATGAAGGCCGTTGTTGAAAAAATACGAAGTACCGGGAACGAACTGATTTTATTAACAGAACGGGGAACTTCCTTTGGTTATAATAATCTTGTGAGCGATATGCGATCGTTGGTTATTATGCGTAAATTAGGGTATCCTGTGATTTATGATGCCACACATAGTGTTCAATTACCAGGGGGAAGAGGAGATACTTCCGGAGGTGAAAGGGACATGATTATACCCCTTGCCAGGGCTGCTGTGGCGACAGGATGTGATGGATTGTTCCTGGAAGTACATGATAATCCTGAGAAAGCACTGTCTGACGCCTCAACCATGCTGCCGATAAAAGACCTTCCTCATCTCATTGAGCAGTTATCTGATATCCATAACATTATTAAGCCCAGGGCTTAA
- the rplQ gene encoding 50S ribosomal protein L17, with translation MRGRHLSRTSAHRKALRQNITNSLFIYGRIITTLEKAKETKSFAEKIITIVKKGLLKKNTDRPGYVHCYRQVLSKLGNADVVEKLFGEGQWREAGSIIQGYMNRNGGYTRILKLSGTRLGVLSGSSVGKVPVLEYKMEGKDRKLRLLGRRLNDNASRVIFELVEGQTHADEEVKPEVTTA, from the coding sequence ATGAGAGGAAGACACTTATCGAGGACTTCTGCTCATAGAAAGGCGTTAAGGCAGAATATTACTAATAGCCTTTTTATATATGGTAGAATCATAACAACACTTGAAAAGGCAAAAGAGACAAAATCTTTTGCTGAAAAAATTATTACTATTGTTAAGAAAGGGTTATTAAAGAAGAATACAGATAGACCTGGGTATGTTCATTGCTATCGTCAGGTTCTCTCAAAACTAGGAAATGCTGATGTAGTAGAAAAGCTTTTTGGAGAAGGACAATGGCGTGAAGCAGGAAGTATCATTCAAGGGTATATGAATCGAAATGGTGGATATACAAGAATATTAAAGTTATCCGGTACCCGATTAGGAGTATTATCCGGTAGTAGTGTAGGTAAGGTGCCTGTGCTTGAGTATAAAATGGAAGGGAAGGATAGAAAATTACGATTATTAGGAAGAAGACTGAATGATAATGCATCCCGCGTGATTTTTGAATTAGTTGAAGGTCAGACACACGCAGATGAAGAAGTTAAGCCTGAAGTCACTACGGCTTAA
- the cobU gene encoding bifunctional adenosylcobinamide kinase/adenosylcobinamide-phosphate guanylyltransferase — MAKITFVLGGARSGKSAFAEGLAKKYHDVVYIATAEVKDDDMCERIQAHRARRPSHWKTVESPYHIDRAISDIQGNASLVLIDCITLYITNMFLCDEIANSVSYPEAGMEHLKQKQVQILDEINKLSKACRKSKPDIIVVSNEVGLGIVPDNPLSRLFRDIAGRANQIIADEADEVYFMVAGIPQRLK, encoded by the coding sequence ATGGCTAAAATAACCTTTGTTCTTGGCGGAGCACGTAGTGGAAAATCTGCCTTTGCAGAAGGACTGGCTAAAAAATATCATGATGTGGTTTATATAGCTACTGCAGAGGTCAAGGATGATGATATGTGTGAAAGGATTCAAGCGCACCGTGCCAGACGGCCCTCTCATTGGAAGACCGTAGAATCTCCTTATCATATAGATAGGGCTATATCAGATATACAGGGGAATGCAAGTCTTGTGCTCATTGATTGTATTACGTTATACATAACGAATATGTTTTTGTGTGATGAAATAGCAAATTCTGTCAGTTATCCGGAAGCAGGCATGGAGCATTTGAAACAGAAACAGGTACAGATCCTTGATGAGATTAATAAACTTAGCAAGGCGTGTCGTAAATCAAAGCCGGATATTATTGTGGTATCGAATGAGGTTGGACTTGGTATTGTGCCTGATAATCCTCTTTCTCGTCTGTTTCGTGATATTGCAGGCCGTGCAAATCAAATTATTGCGGACGAAGCTGATGAGGTATACTTTATGGTAGCAGGAATTCCTCAAAGGTTGAAATAA
- a CDS encoding Maf family protein: protein MQKKRFVLASNSPRRIALLKLLGYKFDIIPHEIEEDVCCDILPSDLVQNLAFLKANDVAKRVDDAIIIAADTIISCKGAILGKPKDVYDAKRMLSMLSGTEHDVISGICIINMPLKKKLLRIGRTYIKIRHITEEEIDAYIQTGEPLDKAGAYAIQGKGKKFIEKIDGSYTNAVGLPLEIVREMLNNILNDTDA from the coding sequence ATGCAGAAAAAACGCTTTGTGCTTGCCTCAAATTCACCAAGACGAATTGCTTTGCTGAAATTATTAGGATATAAGTTTGATATTATACCGCATGAAATAGAAGAAGATGTCTGCTGTGATATTTTACCATCAGATCTGGTTCAGAATCTTGCATTTCTAAAAGCAAATGATGTTGCCAAAAGAGTAGATGATGCTATTATTATTGCTGCTGATACCATTATTTCATGTAAGGGTGCTATTTTAGGTAAACCGAAAGATGTCTATGATGCTAAAAGAATGCTTTCAATGCTGAGTGGTACAGAGCATGATGTTATATCGGGTATATGCATAATAAATATGCCATTAAAAAAGAAATTATTGCGAATTGGAAGAACATATATTAAAATTAGGCATATAACTGAAGAGGAAATTGATGCATATATTCAAACAGGTGAACCATTAGATAAGGCCGGTGCATATGCTATTCAGGGTAAAGGGAAAAAATTTATTGAGAAAATAGATGGTAGCTATACAAATGCGGTTGGTTTGCCATTAGAAATAGTCCGAGAAATGCTTAACAATATTTTAAACGATACCGATGCCTAG
- the typA gene encoding translational GTPase TypA: MTQLVRDDIRNVAIIAHVDHGKTTLVDQLLKQSGTFRANQQIQNVERIMDSNDLERERGITILAKNTAINYKGVKINIIDTPGHADFGGEVERVLKMADGVLLLVDAAEGTMPQTRFVLRKALSYNLRPLVVINKIDRPDARCVEVLNEVFDLFVELNATDEQLDFMVLYASGREGFAKLSLEEANKDITPLLDAILHYVPKPNGDPNGSLQMQITSLDYNDYVGRIGIGRIFMGSINAGQQVTRIDKDGKQTVHKVVELFTFTGLGRQTTKSASAGDIVAITGIENVDISDTIASLENPQAMPKISIDEPTLSMIFSVNNSPFSGRDGKYVTSRNLRERLYRELRSNVALKVEDTETPDAFRISGRGLLHLSVLIENMRREGYEMQVSKPKVIFKELKGEKAEPIEYVVIDVPKEYEGQVISLLGARKGEMLSMDTDKDITHFEFKVPSRGLIGLRNRILSSTRGEAVMYHNFYDYESYKGDIAHRIQGVLISMATGEATTYALDGLLDRGIMFVKPSDQVYEGMIVGEHCEQNDITVNVIRAKKATNIRCATAEKGIKLPPPREFSLEMALEYIEDDELVEITPKTFRLRKKLLTENERRVVRRQQTLEPVETSPEKA, from the coding sequence ATGACACAGTTAGTAAGAGATGATATACGTAATGTGGCAATTATTGCCCACGTTGACCATGGCAAGACTACCCTTGTTGATCAATTGCTTAAACAGAGCGGTACATTCCGCGCCAATCAGCAGATACAGAATGTAGAGAGAATCATGGATTCTAATGATCTCGAACGTGAGCGGGGTATTACCATTTTAGCAAAGAATACTGCCATTAATTATAAAGGGGTAAAGATTAACATTATTGATACTCCCGGACATGCTGATTTCGGCGGAGAAGTGGAGCGCGTTCTTAAGATGGCTGACGGTGTCTTATTGCTGGTAGATGCAGCTGAAGGAACTATGCCTCAGACAAGGTTTGTACTTCGTAAAGCACTGAGTTATAATTTAAGGCCCCTTGTGGTGATCAATAAGATTGACAGACCCGATGCCCGTTGTGTAGAAGTGCTGAATGAGGTCTTTGACCTCTTTGTTGAGCTGAATGCAACTGATGAACAGTTGGATTTTATGGTGCTTTATGCTAGTGGGCGTGAAGGTTTTGCAAAATTATCTCTGGAAGAAGCTAATAAGGATATTACCCCATTACTTGATGCCATTTTACACTATGTTCCCAAGCCCAATGGTGACCCTAACGGATCACTGCAAATGCAAATAACCTCATTAGATTATAATGACTATGTTGGTCGAATTGGTATTGGTAGAATATTCATGGGTAGTATTAATGCAGGTCAGCAAGTTACGAGAATTGATAAAGATGGTAAACAAACAGTACATAAAGTGGTAGAACTATTTACCTTTACAGGGCTAGGAAGACAAACTACAAAATCGGCTAGTGCTGGCGATATCGTTGCTATAACTGGGATTGAGAATGTTGATATTAGTGATACGATTGCATCTCTTGAGAACCCGCAGGCAATGCCAAAAATTAGTATCGATGAACCAACGCTCTCCATGATATTTTCTGTCAATAATTCTCCTTTTAGTGGTCGGGATGGTAAATATGTGACTAGCCGAAATTTGAGAGAGAGGCTTTATAGAGAACTTCGTTCGAATGTAGCTCTTAAGGTGGAAGATACGGAGACACCAGATGCATTCCGGATTTCAGGGCGCGGGCTTTTGCACCTATCTGTATTGATTGAAAATATGCGACGGGAAGGTTATGAAATGCAGGTTTCAAAGCCTAAGGTAATTTTTAAGGAACTAAAAGGGGAAAAGGCGGAACCTATAGAATATGTTGTTATCGATGTGCCGAAAGAATATGAAGGACAAGTTATCTCCTTATTAGGTGCCCGGAAAGGAGAGATGCTTAGTATGGATACCGATAAGGATATAACCCATTTTGAGTTTAAGGTACCATCCCGTGGTTTAATTGGCCTGAGAAACCGCATCTTAAGTTCTACCCGTGGTGAAGCTGTAATGTACCATAATTTTTATGATTACGAGTCTTATAAGGGCGATATTGCTCATCGGATACAAGGTGTGTTAATTTCTATGGCGACAGGTGAGGCAACTACTTATGCTTTAGATGGATTGTTGGATAGGGGTATAATGTTCGTAAAGCCAAGCGATCAAGTGTACGAAGGGATGATTGTAGGTGAACATTGTGAGCAGAACGATATTACGGTGAATGTCATCAGGGCAAAAAAGGCTACTAATATCCGGTGTGCTACTGCTGAAAAAGGTATTAAACTTCCTCCACCCAGAGAATTCTCGTTGGAAATGGCTTTAGAATATATCGAGGATGATGAGCTCGTAGAGATTACTCCAAAAACCTTTCGATTAAGGAAGAAGCTTCTTACTGAAAACGAGCGTAGGGTTGTTCGCAGACAGCAGACCCTGGAACCTGTGGAGACTTCTCCAGAGAAGGCATAA
- a CDS encoding acyl-CoA dehydratase activase encodes MVIVAGIDIGSTTTKIVIMRDNAVLGSKISSTGSNCKRTVKQLLSNVLEEHHLKEEEVQYTVATGYGRRMICANEIVTEITANARAAKWLMHEKENVKTIINIGGQDCKVIALDNNGIMLDFAMNDKCAAGTGRFLEVMSRILEVELDELGTLSQKAEDIPPINSLCTVFGESEVISLLSQGRQVPDIIAGIHKSIAKRVGAMVKKIGIREAVFFDGGPAFNQGLKIALEQELGVKLHIPSDPQITTALGAAIIAYEHFLRKSK; translated from the coding sequence ATGGTAATAGTCGCAGGAATTGATATCGGTTCGACTACCACAAAGATAGTGATAATGCGGGACAACGCAGTCCTTGGCTCAAAGATCTCCTCCACGGGGTCTAATTGCAAAAGGACGGTAAAACAGTTACTCAGTAATGTGTTAGAAGAACATCATCTAAAAGAAGAAGAAGTCCAATATACTGTAGCCACAGGGTACGGACGCAGGATGATCTGTGCCAATGAGATTGTCACCGAAATAACGGCCAACGCGAGAGCAGCTAAATGGCTCATGCACGAAAAAGAAAATGTAAAAACCATTATAAATATTGGTGGCCAGGATTGTAAAGTAATCGCATTAGATAACAATGGCATAATGTTGGATTTTGCGATGAATGATAAATGTGCTGCTGGAACAGGTCGATTTCTGGAGGTTATGAGCCGAATCCTTGAAGTAGAATTAGATGAATTGGGTACATTATCTCAAAAGGCAGAGGATATACCACCCATAAATAGCTTATGCACAGTTTTTGGCGAGTCTGAGGTTATTTCCTTATTATCACAAGGAAGGCAGGTACCTGATATAATTGCGGGTATCCACAAATCAATTGCTAAAAGGGTAGGCGCTATGGTTAAGAAAATTGGTATCAGAGAAGCTGTATTTTTCGATGGAGGTCCTGCCTTTAATCAAGGATTGAAGATTGCATTGGAGCAAGAATTGGGAGTCAAACTGCATATTCCATCTGACCCACAAATTACTACAGCGTTAGGCGCAGCAATTATTGCTTACGAGCATTTTCTCAGGAAATCAAAGTAA
- the cobM gene encoding precorrin-4 C(11)-methyltransferase — MKVFFIGAGPGDPELLTIKGLKAIQHAGYCIYAGSLVNAELLKHLPMHAKIYDSSCMSLEDMVVLYKEAMEQNTDVVRIHSGDPSIYGAIQEQMHALDELGISYEVIPGVSSFVAAAAVLRQELTLPGVTQTIVITRMEGKTPIPEKEHLSALAAATPTLCIFLSIDKIEEIVKILSSHYSNDCPVAVVYKATWPDQKIIRSKLSDIAEKVKQESIKKTALIIVGRVLEKEFKRSVLYS, encoded by the coding sequence ATGAAAGTATTTTTTATAGGGGCAGGGCCAGGTGACCCTGAATTACTCACAATCAAGGGACTCAAGGCTATTCAACATGCAGGCTATTGTATTTACGCAGGCTCCCTCGTAAATGCAGAATTACTGAAACATCTTCCGATGCATGCAAAGATATACGATTCTTCATGTATGAGCTTGGAGGATATGGTGGTTCTCTATAAAGAAGCAATGGAGCAAAATACGGATGTCGTAAGGATACATTCAGGAGACCCGTCGATTTATGGTGCAATACAGGAACAAATGCATGCACTGGATGAACTAGGAATTTCGTATGAGGTTATTCCGGGAGTCAGCTCCTTTGTTGCTGCTGCCGCAGTTTTAAGGCAGGAATTAACCCTCCCAGGCGTTACACAAACCATTGTAATTACTCGTATGGAGGGAAAAACCCCTATTCCTGAAAAAGAGCACTTGAGTGCCTTAGCAGCCGCAACTCCTACGCTCTGTATTTTTTTGAGTATTGATAAAATTGAAGAAATCGTAAAGATATTGTCGTCCCATTATAGCAATGATTGTCCAGTTGCTGTCGTTTATAAAGCAACCTGGCCTGATCAAAAAATTATCCGTTCAAAATTATCGGATATTGCTGAAAAAGTTAAACAAGAATCTATAAAAAAGACAGCGCTTATCATTGTTGGAAGAGTATTAGAAAAAGAATTTAAAAGATCTGTATTATACAGTTAA
- a CDS encoding alkaline phosphatase family protein, translating to MIIHEKRVFVLGLDSIPPELFFDRWLNQLPNIKQLVSHSIYGEMKSTIPAITCPAWMSMMTSANPGRLGLYGFRNRSNYDYNGLSFANSRAVHIDTVWSILSKLGKKVVIIGVPMTYPPQPVNGCMVTCFMTPDTTCEYTYPPNLKFEVEDISHGYILDVEEFRSDDKESILKTIYDMTEKRFRLTRHFIRSKEWDFFMMVEMGPDRIHHAFWKYFDEDHPKYIPGSKYQDAVLNYYKYLDKEIGSILDLLREDTMVLIVSDHGAKRMIGGICINEWLIQNGYLKLIQYPRESTSFHKAIVDWENTTVWGEGGYYGRLFMNVKGREPKGIIARQHYEHFRNELIKKLKDLRDENGRNINTQVYKPEEIYSQCNGIPPDLIVYYGDLFWRSIGNVGNRTIWANENDTGPDDANHSQYGIFVMKSDKNYYGIRRKGVTLYDIAPTILSYMNIKIPEDMEGKVIQ from the coding sequence ATGATAATTCATGAAAAAAGAGTATTTGTCTTAGGTTTAGATTCAATACCGCCTGAACTTTTTTTTGATCGGTGGTTGAATCAATTACCTAATATAAAACAACTTGTTTCTCATAGCATCTATGGTGAGATGAAAAGCACTATTCCTGCAATTACCTGTCCGGCATGGATGTCTATGATGACAAGCGCTAACCCTGGCAGGTTAGGTTTGTATGGATTCAGAAACCGGTCGAATTATGATTATAATGGTTTGTCCTTTGCCAATTCGAGGGCTGTTCATATCGATACTGTATGGAGTATTTTATCGAAATTAGGAAAAAAGGTTGTAATAATTGGTGTTCCCATGACCTATCCCCCTCAACCTGTCAATGGATGTATGGTTACTTGTTTTATGACGCCAGATACGACATGCGAGTACACCTATCCGCCTAACTTAAAATTTGAGGTAGAAGACATATCGCATGGTTATATTCTCGATGTAGAAGAATTTCGGAGCGATGATAAGGAATCGATCTTAAAAACAATTTATGATATGACGGAGAAACGATTCAGACTAACCCGCCATTTTATCCGTTCAAAGGAATGGGACTTCTTTATGATGGTAGAAATGGGTCCCGATAGAATACATCATGCTTTCTGGAAATATTTTGATGAGGATCATCCCAAATATATACCTGGTTCAAAATATCAGGATGCCGTTTTGAATTACTATAAGTATCTCGATAAAGAGATTGGCAGTATCCTGGATCTTTTACGTGAAGATACTATGGTTCTCATTGTATCTGATCATGGAGCCAAGAGGATGATCGGGGGAATTTGTATTAATGAATGGCTTATCCAAAACGGATATTTGAAATTGATACAATACCCTAGGGAATCTACATCGTTTCATAAGGCTATTGTCGATTGGGAGAATACAACGGTCTGGGGCGAAGGTGGTTATTATGGACGATTATTTATGAATGTGAAGGGTCGAGAGCCTAAAGGGATTATTGCAAGGCAGCACTATGAGCATTTTCGGAATGAGCTGATAAAAAAGCTGAAAGATCTCAGAGATGAAAACGGCCGTAATATTAATACACAAGTATATAAGCCTGAGGAAATTTACTCACAATGTAATGGTATACCACCGGATTTGATTGTGTATTACGGTGACCTCTTCTGGCGGTCTATTGGTAATGTTGGAAACAGGACGATATGGGCTAATGAAAACGATACAGGTCCGGATGATGCAAATCATTCCCAATATGGTATCTTTGTTATGAAGAGCGATAAAAATTATTACGGAATACGACGTAAAGGTGTTACACTTTATGATATAGCTCCTACCATACTAAGCTATATGAATATTAAAATACCGGAGGATATGGAAGGTAAGGTAATTCAGTAA
- a CDS encoding HU family DNA-binding protein, protein MNKQELVEMVAKECEMSKANGEKAVNAVLNGIKTGVKKNKEVRLIGFGSFTIKARKARKGRNPQTGATINIKASKAIKFTPGQDFKNIVNK, encoded by the coding sequence ATGAATAAGCAGGAGTTAGTTGAAATGGTGGCAAAGGAATGTGAGATGTCAAAGGCTAACGGGGAAAAGGCAGTAAATGCTGTTTTAAATGGTATAAAAACTGGTGTTAAAAAAAATAAAGAAGTCAGACTGATTGGATTTGGTAGTTTCACGATAAAAGCAAGAAAAGCGCGAAAAGGCCGTAATCCACAAACAGGCGCTACAATTAATATCAAAGCAAGCAAAGCGATAAAATTCACTCCCGGACAGGATTTTAAAAATATCGTAAATAAGTAA